A region from the Lolium perenne isolate Kyuss_39 chromosome 4, Kyuss_2.0, whole genome shotgun sequence genome encodes:
- the LOC139839299 gene encoding uncharacterized protein yields the protein MESLSLEAKALYELVKAETTEAFEARFLDYKKELTVAVCEYVTDTGKQIETMNKAVDGVRISVAADLEATRASIGTDLDTIKTSLGSEIAALAAAVERIPRPNPGAEADRPSTSLTKELGGGAAGPDGHHFDNCNRGPTDASHWLSPVGGMNPGRNFSNPFTSGPRLATETDTHVHASPVDLPQFDGANRKLWQRPYEEYFQRWQTPSTLWASYASGQFSGAAATWLEAFLNQTTNPSWTEFTAAVHAQFSRNQHQILVRRLFHISQTSTVEDYVTRYSELMDQIAAYESRPDPLHYTTRFLDGLQPAVRILVAIQQPRDLDTAYNLALLYEELADGSNPLNTTPPYTVPARRALPALPPPPPAKWVSRTVEEKRTAESQKQSTDEKWQTLKAYRRSKGLCFVCGEKYSRDHRCKTSIQLHVVQEMIDYLQVSEDSDCEQHEPELELKSGETQLMMISLAALDTSMSAPKSMQLQVMIQGQLLLFLVDSGSSSCFIDTKRAQHMSVFEAPTGLPPRRQYDHHIPLIPGARPILVRPYRVAPELKTEIEKQIKELLDQGVIVHSSSAFGSPVLLVKKGDKTWRLVVDYRHLNALTIKGKYPLPVIDELLDELSGSWWFSKLDLKAGYHQIRLAPGEEQKIAFQTHNGHYEFRVMAFGLTGAPATFQHAMNASLAPVLRKFALVFFDDILIYSATYSEHLEHVKAVLDILRRENWQAKMSKCAFAQKQVAYLGHVIYAAGVATDDTKIQTIRDWVQPTNLKQLRGFLGLSGYYRKFIRHYAVISQPLTSLLKKGTLFVLAKPERIHKPGLLQPLPVPSEPWEVATMDFIDGLPPSRQFNCLLVVVDKLTKYAHFIPLKHPYTASQVAEAFVDNIYRLHSLPLSLVSDRDPVFTSNFWQSVFRATGTQLKMSTVNHPETDGQTERVNQSIECYLRCFISANPHHWSKWISLCEFWYNTNWHASLGKSPFELLYGRKPRYFGITASD from the exons ATGGAGAGCTTGTCGCTGGAGGCCAAGGCTCTCTACGAGCTCGTCAAGGCCGAAACGACGGAGGCGTTTGAAGCGCGTTTCCTGGACTACAAGAAGGAGCTGACGGTTGCTGTTTGTGAGTACGTCACGGACACAGGCAAGCAGATCGAGACCATGAACAAGGCGGTCGACGGTGTCCGGATCTCGGTGGCCGCTGACCTGGAGGCGACCAGGGCGTCCATCGGCACCGATCTCGACACAATCAAAACATCTCTCGGGTCCGAGATCGCCGCGCTCGCTGCTGCGGTGGAGCGAATTCCGCGGCCGAATCCCGGCGCGGAGGCGGATCGACCCTCAACTTCACTAACGAAGGAGTTGGGAGGGGGCGCCGCCGGCCCAGACGGGCACCACTTCGACAACTGTAACCGGGGACCGACTGATGCCTCGCACTGGTTATCCCCGGTCGGAGGTATGAACCCTGGCCGGAATTTCTCTAATCCATTCACTTCTGGACCGCGCCTTGCTACTGAaactgatacacatgttcatgcaTCACCCGTGGACCTGCCTCAATTTGATGGAGCCAATCGAAAATTGTGGCAGAGACCCTATGaggagtattttcagcgttggcagaCACCATCAACACTCTGGGCGTCGTATGCATCTGGTCAATTCTCAGGAGCAGCGGCGACATGGTTGGAAGCGTTCCTAAATCAAACAACTAACCCAAGCTGGACAGAATTCACAGCTGCAGTTCATGCTCAATTCAGTCGCAATCAACACCAGATTTTGGTAAGGCGCTTGTTCCATATCTCTCAGACAAGTACTGTTGAGGACTATGTGACTAGATATTCAGAGTTGATGGACCAAATTGCTGCCTATGAATCTCGGCCTGATCCGTTGCATTATACCACTCGCTTCCTGGATGGGTTGCAGCCAGCTGTTAGAATTTTGGTAGCTATACAGCAACCGAGGGATCTCGACACCGCTTATAATCTTGCCCTATTGTATGAGGAGCTCGCCGATGGTTCCAATCCTCTTAACACAACACCACCTTATACTGTGCCAGCTAGGCGAGCTCTGCCGGCATTACCACCGCCGCCACCTGCAAAATGGGTGTCACGCACCGTAGAGGAGAAGCGTACAGCGGAGAGTCAGAAACAGTCGACTGATGAAAAATGGCAAACTCTCAAGGCCTATCGTCGATCCAAGGGACTCTGTTTTGTGTGTGGGGAAAAATACAGCAGAGATCACCGCTGCAAGACCTCCATCCAGCTGCATGTTGTGCAAGAAATGATAGACTACTTGCAAGTATCAGAGGACAGTGACTGTGAGCAACATGAACCTGAACTTGAACTGAAATCTGGTGAAACTCAGTTGATGATGATCTCCTTAGCAGCTCTGGACACAAGCATGTCAGCGCCTAAATCTATGCAGTTGCAGGTAATGATACAAGGGCAACTCCTCTTATTCCTGGTGGATTCTGGTAGCTCTTCCTGTTTCATTGACACAAAAAGGGCACAACATATGTCAG TATTTGAGGCTCCCACTGGTCTGCCTCCTAGGCGCCAATATGATCACCATATACCCCTTATTCCTGGAGCCAGACCCATCTTAGTTCGGCCTTATCGCGTCGCACCAGAATTGAAAACTGAAATCGAGAAACAGATTAAGGAACTCCTGGACCAAGGCGTGATTGTCCATAGTAGCAGCGCATTTGGATCGCCAGTCCTCCTGGTCAAAAAAGGTGATAAAACTTGGCGACTTGTGGTGGATTATCGCCATCTTAATGCTTTGACGATCAAAGGAAAGTACCCATTACCAGTGATTGACGAGTTATTGGATGAACTCTCTGGGTCCTGGTGGTTTTCTAAATTGGATTTGAAGGCGGGCTACCATCAGATTCGACTGGCGCCCGGTGAGGAACAGAAAATAGCATTCCAGACACACAATGGGCATTATGAGTTCCGTGTCATGGCATTTGGCCTCACCGGCGCGCCTGCGACATTtcaacatgccatgaatgcatcgCTGGCGCCGGTCCTTCGGAAATTTGCATTGGTGTTCTTCgacgacatattaatctacagcgccACGTATTCTGAGCACCTAGAACATGTTAAGGCAGTATTGGATATTCTTCGCCGTGAAAATTGGCAGGCAAAGATGTCGAAATGTGCATTCGCCCAGAAACAAGTGGCATATCTGGGACATGTTATATATGCAGCAGGAGTGGCCACAGATGACACCAAGATACAAACAATACGTGATTGGGTTCAGCCTACTAATCTCAAACAGCTCCGTGGATTTCTTGGCTTGTCAGGGTACTATCGGAAATTTATCCGTCATTATGCAGTAATCAGTCAACCATTGACATCTCTACTCAAGAAGGGCACTCTTTTCGTGCTG GCGAAACCGGAGCGCATCCACAAGCCCGGGCTTCTCCAACCATTGCCGGTTCCATCTGAGCCATGGGAAGTTGCAACTATGGATTTCATCGATGGGCTGCCACCGTCTCGGCAATTTAATTGCTTGCTTGTGGTGGTTGATAAGCTAACTAAGTACGCTCATTTCATTCCCTTGAAGCACCCATACACAGCGTCACAGGTTGCAGAAGCATTTGTCGACAACATCTATCGCTTGCACAGTCTTCCTCTGTCGCTAGTTTCTGACCGTGATCCAGTCTTTACGAGCAACTTCTGGCAATCAGTATTCCGTGCTACTGGTACCCAATTGAAAATGAGCACTGTGAACCACCCCGAGACTGATGGGCAGACCGAGAGGGTCAACCAGTCGATTGAGTGTTACCTCAGGTGTTTCATTAGCGCTAATCCACATCACTGGTCCAAGTGGATCTCCCTTTGTGAATTTTGGTACAATACGAACTGGCATGCGTCGCTGGGCAAGTCCCCCTTCGAGCTCTTGTATGGTCGGAAGCCTAGGTACTTTGGGATAACCGCATCTGATTAG